From one Chryseobacterium sp. 3008163 genomic stretch:
- the ade gene encoding adenine deaminase translates to MEFTIKANLIDIISRETYPAEVSIFNKKIASIKRIEETLDTYILPGFIDAHVHIESSMLVPSEFARIAVKHGTVGTISDPHEIANVLGVKGVDYMIENAQQVPFHFYFGAPSCVPATQFETAGAVIDSNDIDQLLRRTEIVYLAEMMNFPGVIYNDEEVLKKIAFAKKHGKPIDGHAPGLMGEGMKTYFDAGITTDHECFGHTEALEKLKHGVKIMIREGSAAKNFDTLIPLLKDFPEQIMFCCDDKHPDNLIESHINDHVKRALKAGHDLYDVLRAASFNVIKHYNLTIGLLQVGDNADFIEIDNTEDFNILKTYINGELVAENGTSFIQSVEAPVVNNFNCNVKQPSDFKIKSESDTIRVIEALDGQLITHEIQAETLVIDGYAESNTEEDILKIAVVNRYNDAPVATAFIKNIGLKNGAIASCVAHDCHNIVVVGTNDDDICKAVNAIIKAKGGISLATETEELVLELPIAGIMTNLPAEEVAELYIKLDERAKELGSKLRAPYMSLSFMALLVIPELKLSDKGLFNGKSFEFTDVFVKDK, encoded by the coding sequence ATGGAATTTACAATCAAAGCAAATTTAATTGATATCATCTCAAGAGAAACTTATCCCGCAGAAGTATCTATTTTTAATAAGAAAATTGCATCAATAAAGAGAATTGAAGAAACTTTAGACACTTATATTTTACCAGGCTTCATCGACGCGCACGTTCATATAGAAAGCAGCATGCTTGTACCCTCAGAATTTGCCCGAATTGCCGTAAAACACGGAACAGTAGGAACGATTTCTGATCCGCACGAAATAGCCAATGTTTTGGGCGTTAAAGGGGTAGATTATATGATTGAAAATGCTCAGCAGGTTCCTTTTCATTTTTATTTTGGAGCTCCGTCCTGCGTGCCGGCAACCCAGTTTGAAACTGCAGGCGCTGTAATTGATTCTAATGATATTGACCAACTCTTAAGAAGAACAGAAATTGTCTATTTAGCTGAAATGATGAATTTCCCTGGCGTTATTTATAATGATGAAGAGGTTTTAAAGAAAATAGCTTTTGCTAAAAAACATGGCAAACCCATCGATGGTCATGCTCCGGGATTAATGGGAGAAGGAATGAAAACCTATTTCGATGCCGGAATAACGACAGATCACGAATGTTTTGGTCACACCGAAGCTCTTGAAAAGCTGAAACACGGGGTGAAAATAATGATCAGAGAAGGAAGTGCTGCGAAAAATTTCGACACATTAATTCCATTGTTAAAAGATTTTCCGGAACAGATCATGTTCTGTTGTGATGACAAACATCCTGATAATTTGATTGAATCCCACATCAATGATCATGTAAAACGTGCTTTGAAAGCCGGCCATGACTTATACGATGTCCTTCGTGCGGCTTCTTTTAATGTCATAAAACACTATAATTTAACCATTGGTTTATTACAGGTTGGTGACAATGCAGATTTTATAGAAATTGATAATACTGAAGATTTTAATATTTTAAAAACTTACATCAACGGTGAGTTGGTTGCAGAGAACGGGACATCATTTATTCAATCTGTTGAAGCTCCCGTTGTGAATAATTTTAACTGTAATGTAAAACAACCTTCCGATTTTAAAATTAAAAGTGAAAGCGATACCATTCGTGTGATTGAAGCTCTAGATGGACAATTAATCACGCACGAAATTCAGGCTGAAACGTTAGTGATTGACGGATATGCAGAATCAAATACCGAAGAAGATATTCTAAAAATTGCTGTAGTCAACCGATATAACGATGCTCCCGTTGCCACAGCTTTTATTAAAAATATTGGTTTAAAAAACGGAGCCATCGCATCTTGCGTTGCGCATGACTGCCATAATATCGTTGTCGTTGGTACAAATGACGATGATATTTGTAAAGCTGTGAACGCCATCATCAAAGCAAAAGGCGGCATTTCTTTAGCCACAGAAACAGAAGAACTAGTTTTAGAATTACCCATTGCTGGAATTATGACCAATCTTCCAGCCGAAGAAGTTGCTGAATTGTATATTAAATTAGATGAACGTGCAAAAGAGCTTGGAAGCAAATTACGAGCACCTTACATGAGCTTGTCTTTCATGGCACTTTTGGTTATTCCTGAACTCAAACTGAGCGATAAGGGCTTGTTTAATGGTAAAAGCTTTGAGTTTACGGATGTTTTTGTGAAAGATAAATAG